A stretch of Bradyrhizobium sp. AZCC 2262 DNA encodes these proteins:
- a CDS encoding 4a-hydroxytetrahydrobiopterin dehydratase, which produces MKREAIMAERLSAEARKSALAELPGWSETPGREAIARTFTFRDFNEAFGFMSRAALVAEKNDHHPEWKNIYKTVDVVLATHDAGGVTRLDIDLAKAMNAIAKQLGVA; this is translated from the coding sequence CTGAAACGGGAGGCAATCATGGCGGAACGGCTGTCGGCAGAGGCGCGGAAATCGGCGCTGGCGGAACTTCCCGGCTGGTCCGAGACGCCGGGACGCGAGGCGATTGCGCGGACCTTCACCTTCAGGGACTTCAACGAAGCCTTCGGATTCATGTCCCGCGCCGCCCTGGTGGCGGAAAAGAACGACCATCATCCGGAATGGAAGAACATCTACAAGACGGTCGACGTGGTGCTGGCGACCCACGATGCCGGCGGGGTCACCCGGCTCGACATCGATCTGGCCAAGGCGATGAATGCGATTGCCAAGCAATTGGGCGTGGCCTGA
- a CDS encoding Crp/Fnr family transcriptional regulator, whose protein sequence is MILRQEDAAGERPFNNLLRRLNDADFALIERHLVPADAAPNDLLYSPGDNVETVYFPCGPSLASFMVTNEDGRDVETILIGREGAVGGIVSQGYLPAYTRIAVKFAGPFVRLSVGKLDAAKSKSRTLNNIFARYADCMLAQIFQSTACNAIHSIEQRTAKWIISAMERTDGEEVVPLTHEQLATLLGVGRSYTSRVIQTFKAEGTLETRRGSILVRNPDALRNRSCGCNEAVKGHFDEVLRGVYPDPEKGN, encoded by the coding sequence ATGATTTTGCGACAGGAAGATGCGGCCGGCGAGCGGCCGTTCAACAATCTGCTGCGCCGCCTGAACGACGCCGATTTTGCGTTGATCGAACGGCACCTCGTCCCGGCCGACGCGGCTCCGAACGATTTGCTCTACAGTCCCGGCGACAACGTCGAGACCGTGTACTTCCCCTGCGGCCCCAGCCTCGCGTCCTTCATGGTGACCAACGAGGATGGTCGCGATGTCGAGACCATCCTGATCGGCCGGGAGGGCGCGGTCGGGGGCATCGTCAGCCAAGGCTATCTCCCGGCCTATACCCGCATCGCGGTCAAGTTTGCCGGGCCGTTCGTGCGGCTTTCGGTCGGAAAGCTCGACGCGGCCAAGTCGAAATCACGCACGCTGAACAACATTTTCGCACGTTACGCCGACTGCATGTTGGCCCAGATCTTCCAGTCCACCGCCTGCAACGCGATCCATTCGATCGAGCAGCGCACGGCGAAATGGATCATTTCGGCGATGGAACGCACCGACGGCGAGGAGGTCGTGCCGCTGACTCATGAGCAATTGGCGACCCTGCTCGGGGTCGGCCGCTCCTATACCAGCCGGGTCATCCAGACCTTCAAGGCGGAGGGGACGCTGGAGACCCGGCGCGGCTCGATCCTGGTCCGCAACCCGGATGCGCTGCGAAACCGCTCCTGCGGCTGCAACGAGGCCGTGAAGGGCCATTTTGACGAGGTTTTGCGCGGGGTCTATCCCGATCCCGAAAAGGGCAATTAG
- a CDS encoding TAXI family TRAP transporter solute-binding subunit, whose translation MRHLFGMALLAMTMACSNTATRAAETEYDPAKVSDSLKAIFQFGSVATKQALNQNTVTLISGTIGGTYVQFGADLASVLDDGNKLRVLPIVGRGSVQSVADILFLQGVDLGIVRADTLDYLEKKGFAKDIKKQFTYVTKLYNEEMYVISSKSVTNINQLNGKKVSVDLPNGGTFVTAAIVFERLGIKPNFLYIEQRIAMEKMRAGEIDAVIAVGGKPYKSVSAFNDNRFHLVPVDYSRPLQTDYLPATLTSKDYPNLIAEGEKVDTIAVPAVLAAYNWAPNTDRYRKLSQFVDAFFTKFPTFQNPPFHPKWKEVSLSAPLPDWQRLPVAEQWLKSHNVEAVSRARFDEFLKQSPATAAAVKTDADKETLFRQFQAWEAERSARAQAPQPAQR comes from the coding sequence ATGCGACATTTGTTCGGAATGGCATTGCTTGCCATGACGATGGCATGCAGCAACACGGCGACCCGGGCTGCAGAGACGGAATACGATCCAGCCAAGGTCAGCGACAGTCTGAAGGCTATTTTTCAGTTCGGTTCGGTCGCCACAAAGCAGGCGCTGAACCAGAACACAGTCACGCTTATCTCGGGGACGATCGGCGGCACCTATGTGCAGTTCGGTGCCGACCTCGCTTCCGTGCTCGACGACGGAAACAAGTTGCGCGTACTTCCGATCGTCGGGCGCGGCTCTGTGCAGAGCGTCGCCGACATCCTGTTCCTGCAGGGCGTCGACCTCGGCATCGTGCGAGCCGACACGCTCGACTATCTCGAGAAAAAGGGCTTCGCCAAGGACATCAAGAAGCAGTTCACCTACGTGACCAAGCTCTACAATGAAGAGATGTATGTCATCTCGTCGAAGTCGGTCACCAACATCAACCAGCTCAATGGCAAGAAGGTCAGCGTCGATCTTCCCAACGGCGGCACCTTCGTGACGGCGGCAATCGTGTTCGAGCGGCTCGGCATCAAGCCGAACTTCCTTTATATCGAGCAGCGTATCGCGATGGAAAAAATGCGGGCCGGCGAAATCGACGCGGTGATTGCCGTCGGCGGCAAGCCATACAAATCGGTCAGCGCGTTCAATGACAACCGCTTCCACCTCGTACCTGTCGACTATTCGCGACCGCTGCAGACCGACTACCTGCCGGCGACGCTGACGTCGAAGGACTATCCCAACCTGATTGCGGAGGGCGAGAAGGTCGATACCATCGCCGTGCCCGCGGTGCTCGCCGCCTACAACTGGGCGCCCAATACCGACCGCTATCGCAAACTGTCCCAGTTCGTGGACGCGTTTTTCACGAAGTTTCCGACGTTCCAGAACCCGCCGTTCCACCCGAAGTGGAAGGAGGTCTCGCTGTCGGCGCCGTTGCCTGACTGGCAGCGTCTGCCGGTCGCCGAACAATGGCTCAAGAGCCACAACGTCGAGGCCGTGTCACGCGCCAGGTTCGATGAATTCCTGAAGCAGAGCCCGGCGACCGCGGCAGCCGTCAAGACGGATGCGGACAAGGAAACCCTGTTCAGGCAGTTCCAGGCCTGGGAGGCCGAGCGCAGCGCGAGGGCGCAGGCTCCCCAGCCGGCGCAGCGTTAG
- a CDS encoding alkaline phosphatase D family protein yields the protein MTFRISRRLSRRRFLSTAGAGAIGALAVPYLSRAADRPVVTSGVQSGDVGADGGVVWARADRPSQMLVEVATRESFANARTLPPIAALPESDFTAKMLLENLPAGQQIFYRVRFRDLAHSGIESEPVVGRFRTAPGDRRDVSFVWGGDVAGQGWGINPDDGGMFTFATMRKHRPDFLLHSGDTVYADGPIKSEVTLADGKVWKNVTTPEKAKVAETLDEFRAAHKYNFMDEHLRAFNAEVPIFVQWDDHEVTNNWSLSKELPAAYKERNITLLAARAARAFHEMYPMRESIVEPGRVYRTINYGPHLDVFMLDERSYRGPNGPNQQTAYGPESYFLGPDQLAWLKRALLNSRATWKVIASDMPLSIIVYDDAANKKGSEAFAQGDGPPRGRELEIADILRFIKTSGIVNTVWLTADVHYAAAHYYNPDKAQFQEFDPFWEFVSGPLHAGTFGPNELDNTFGPEVKFIKAPGADKQNLPPSAGMQFFGHVRIEGASGQMTVTLRDRADVALWSTTLDPKPA from the coding sequence ATGACGTTCAGGATTTCTCGCAGACTTTCCCGACGGCGCTTTCTCTCCACTGCGGGGGCCGGGGCCATCGGCGCTCTTGCGGTGCCGTATCTCAGCCGCGCCGCCGACCGGCCGGTCGTGACATCCGGAGTGCAATCCGGCGATGTCGGCGCTGACGGCGGCGTAGTATGGGCGCGCGCCGACCGTCCGTCGCAAATGCTGGTCGAGGTCGCCACGAGGGAGTCCTTTGCCAATGCGAGAACGTTGCCTCCGATCGCGGCGCTGCCCGAAAGCGACTTCACCGCGAAAATGCTGCTGGAGAACCTGCCTGCCGGGCAGCAGATCTTCTACCGTGTCCGGTTTCGCGACCTCGCGCATAGCGGCATCGAAAGCGAGCCGGTGGTCGGGCGGTTCCGCACCGCGCCTGGCGATCGACGCGATGTCAGTTTCGTCTGGGGCGGCGACGTTGCCGGACAGGGCTGGGGTATCAACCCGGACGACGGCGGCATGTTCACCTTTGCCACCATGCGCAAGCATCGCCCGGATTTCCTGCTGCATTCCGGCGACACCGTCTATGCCGACGGACCGATCAAGAGCGAGGTGACGCTTGCCGACGGCAAGGTCTGGAAGAATGTGACTACCCCGGAGAAGGCAAAGGTCGCCGAAACGCTCGACGAATTCCGCGCCGCGCACAAGTACAATTTCATGGACGAGCATCTGCGGGCGTTCAACGCCGAGGTGCCAATCTTCGTGCAGTGGGACGACCACGAAGTCACCAACAACTGGTCGCTGTCGAAGGAATTGCCTGCGGCTTACAAGGAACGCAACATCACCCTGCTCGCCGCCCGCGCGGCGCGCGCGTTCCACGAAATGTATCCGATGCGCGAGAGCATTGTTGAGCCCGGCCGGGTCTATCGCACTATTAATTATGGCCCGCATCTCGACGTGTTCATGCTGGACGAGCGGAGCTATCGCGGCCCGAATGGTCCAAACCAGCAGACGGCTTACGGGCCCGAAAGCTACTTCCTCGGTCCAGACCAGCTCGCCTGGCTGAAACGCGCGCTGTTGAATTCGCGCGCCACCTGGAAGGTGATCGCGTCCGACATGCCGCTCAGCATCATCGTCTATGACGATGCGGCCAACAAGAAAGGCTCGGAAGCGTTTGCGCAGGGCGATGGCCCGCCGCGCGGCCGCGAGCTGGAGATCGCCGACATCCTGCGTTTCATCAAGACATCAGGCATCGTCAACACGGTGTGGCTGACGGCCGACGTGCACTATGCCGCTGCGCATTACTACAACCCGGACAAGGCGCAATTCCAGGAGTTCGACCCGTTCTGGGAGTTCGTCTCCGGGCCGCTGCACGCCGGCACGTTCGGTCCGAACGAGCTCGACAACACTTTTGGCCCCGAGGTGAAATTCATCAAGGCGCCCGGCGCGGACAAGCAGAACCTGCCGCCATCGGCCGGCATGCAGTTCTTCGGCCATGTCAGGATCGAGGGCGCCAGCGGGCAGATGACGGTGACCTTGCGCGACCGCGCCGACGTAGCGCTGTGGTCGACGACGCTCGATCCCAAGCCCGCATAG
- a CDS encoding NADPH:quinone oxidoreductase family protein: protein MKAILCSQYCQPDDLVLADVPDPVAEPGQAVIAIKAAALNFFDILMIQGKYQIKPPFPFSPAAEVAGVIESIGAGVTDLKVGDRVVASCGHNGAREKIALPASSIVKIPDNLDFDRAAGIIIIYGTALHALEDRASPKPGETLAVLGAAGGTGLAACELGKLMGLKVIACASSDEKLEFAKAHGAELTLNYSKEDLKEGLRRLTGGKGVDIIFDPVGGTYAEAALRSIAWEGRFLVIGFAAGDIPKMPLNLALLKGCDIRGVFWGAWTRVNPEKNRANLEKLVKWTAEGKISSHVDRAFPLAQTAEALKVLAGRKAMGKVILHP from the coding sequence ATGAAAGCCATTCTCTGCTCGCAATATTGCCAACCCGACGACCTCGTGCTGGCCGACGTGCCCGATCCGGTGGCCGAACCGGGACAGGCGGTGATTGCTATCAAGGCCGCGGCGTTGAATTTCTTCGACATCCTGATGATCCAGGGCAAGTACCAGATCAAGCCGCCGTTCCCGTTTTCGCCGGCCGCCGAGGTTGCCGGCGTGATCGAAAGCATCGGCGCCGGCGTCACCGACCTGAAGGTCGGCGACCGCGTGGTGGCGTCCTGCGGCCATAACGGCGCGCGCGAAAAGATCGCGCTGCCCGCAAGCTCTATTGTGAAAATTCCCGACAATCTGGATTTCGATCGCGCCGCCGGCATCATCATCATCTACGGCACGGCGCTGCACGCGCTGGAAGACCGCGCCAGCCCGAAGCCCGGCGAGACGCTTGCGGTGCTCGGCGCTGCCGGCGGCACCGGACTTGCGGCCTGCGAACTCGGCAAGCTGATGGGCCTGAAGGTGATCGCCTGCGCCTCGTCGGACGAGAAACTCGAATTTGCCAAAGCGCACGGTGCCGAGCTGACGCTGAATTACAGCAAGGAAGACCTGAAGGAGGGCTTGCGCCGGCTCACCGGCGGCAAGGGCGTCGACATCATCTTCGATCCGGTCGGCGGCACTTACGCCGAGGCCGCATTGCGCTCGATCGCCTGGGAAGGCCGCTTCCTGGTGATCGGCTTCGCCGCGGGCGACATCCCGAAGATGCCGCTCAACCTCGCACTGCTCAAGGGTTGCGATATCCGCGGCGTGTTCTGGGGCGCGTGGACCCGGGTCAACCCCGAGAAGAACCGCGCCAACCTGGAGAAGCTCGTGAAGTGGACCGCGGAAGGCAAGATCTCCTCGCATGTCGACCGCGCTTTTCCGCTGGCGCAAACCGCCGAAGCGCTGAAGGTGCTCGCTGGCCGCAAGGCGATGGGCAAGGTGATCCTGCATCCCTGA
- a CDS encoding TAXI family TRAP transporter solute-binding subunit: protein MSDGPLPSEKPAPASPRSAKQRLTFVTLAGVLAIVGALVAGYYFAMRPVTLRIAVGPVNSDDLKVVQNLTQAFNNQRNSVVRLRPVQTDGAVTSANLLGEGKADLAIIRGDLDVPKNAQAVATLRKNVVVLWVPTAAKTKGKKAAPAITKIGQLTGRRIGVVGRTQANVNLLKVILRQYGVDPAKVEIIQFPANEAAETIRNQKADAYLAAGPVNSKITADAITASVRDGGTPKFLAIDSAEAIAQNHPAYEASEIPAGTFGSAPSRPEEEIKTISFSHHIVARRGIAESTIAIFTRQLFAARQNLKNEFPLAAKIETPDTDKDATIPVHPGAAAFVDGEEKTFLDRYSDYIWWALMALSAMGSAGAWFAGYLKKDDRSVNTSQRDRLLDMLTAARQCDSMDELDQMQSEADAILRDTLQCYEHGTIEEGTLTAFNIAIEQFHNAVADRKALLMSMPQNLQRASAQFRAASNA, encoded by the coding sequence ATGAGCGACGGCCCCCTCCCTTCGGAAAAGCCGGCCCCAGCCTCGCCCCGATCAGCGAAACAACGGCTGACATTCGTCACGCTGGCCGGCGTGCTGGCCATCGTCGGCGCGCTGGTTGCCGGCTATTACTTTGCCATGCGGCCGGTGACGCTGCGGATCGCGGTCGGCCCGGTCAACAGCGACGACCTCAAAGTCGTTCAGAACCTGACGCAGGCCTTCAACAACCAGCGAAACAGCGTGGTCCGGTTGCGCCCGGTGCAGACCGATGGCGCGGTGACGAGCGCCAACCTGCTCGGAGAAGGCAAAGCCGATCTTGCCATCATCAGGGGCGACCTCGATGTGCCGAAGAATGCGCAGGCCGTGGCGACGCTGCGCAAGAACGTCGTAGTGCTGTGGGTGCCGACTGCGGCCAAGACCAAGGGAAAGAAGGCCGCGCCCGCCATCACGAAAATCGGCCAGCTCACTGGGCGCCGCATCGGCGTCGTCGGCCGCACCCAGGCCAACGTCAATCTGCTCAAGGTGATCCTGCGGCAATACGGCGTCGATCCGGCGAAGGTCGAGATCATCCAGTTCCCCGCCAACGAGGCCGCCGAGACCATTCGTAACCAGAAGGCGGACGCCTATCTCGCCGCCGGCCCGGTCAACAGCAAGATTACGGCGGACGCGATCACAGCCTCCGTGCGCGACGGCGGCACGCCGAAATTCCTCGCGATCGATTCGGCCGAGGCAATTGCGCAGAACCATCCCGCCTATGAGGCCTCCGAGATCCCGGCCGGAACGTTTGGCAGCGCGCCGAGCCGGCCCGAGGAAGAGATCAAGACGATCAGCTTCTCGCACCACATCGTGGCGCGCAGGGGTATTGCGGAATCGACCATCGCGATCTTTACGCGGCAGTTGTTTGCGGCCCGCCAGAACCTGAAGAACGAGTTTCCGCTGGCCGCCAAGATCGAGACGCCCGATACCGACAAGGACGCCACGATCCCCGTTCATCCCGGCGCCGCCGCCTTTGTCGACGGCGAGGAGAAAACCTTCCTCGACCGCTACAGCGATTACATCTGGTGGGCCTTGATGGCGCTGTCGGCCATGGGTTCCGCCGGCGCCTGGTTCGCCGGATATCTCAAGAAGGATGATCGCAGCGTCAACACCTCGCAGCGCGACCGGCTTCTCGACATGCTGACCGCCGCCCGCCAATGCGACTCGATGGACGAACTCGACCAGATGCAGTCGGAAGCGGATGCCATTCTGCGCGACACGCTGCAATGCTACGAGCACGGCACGATCGAGGAAGGCACGTTGACTGCGTTCAACATCGCGATCGAGCAGTTCCACAACGCGGTGGCCGACCGCAAGGCGCTCCTGATGAGCATGCCGCAAAACCTGCAACGGGCGAGCGCGCAATTTCGCGCCGCCAGCAACGCGTGA
- a CDS encoding response regulator translates to MEPASYDGMPNDVLIVEDDPIIALDFEDTILGFGVKLVRTAANVAKALDMIAERPPEFALLDVSLIREKSFAVAERLEALKIPFAFVTGYGADARLPAALACKPRLPKPYSTDALEALLKSRGSRP, encoded by the coding sequence ATGGAACCCGCCTCCTACGACGGCATGCCCAACGATGTGTTGATCGTTGAAGACGATCCAATCATCGCGCTCGATTTCGAAGACACGATTTTGGGGTTTGGCGTGAAGCTGGTGCGGACCGCCGCGAACGTGGCCAAAGCGCTCGATATGATCGCCGAACGGCCGCCGGAATTCGCGCTGCTCGATGTCAGCCTCATTCGCGAGAAGAGTTTTGCCGTTGCCGAGCGGCTCGAAGCGTTGAAAATTCCTTTCGCGTTCGTCACCGGTTATGGCGCCGACGCCAGGCTGCCGGCGGCGCTCGCGTGCAAGCCTCGGCTGCCCAAGCCCTATTCGACCGATGCGCTTGAGGCGCTGCTGAAGAGCCGCGGCAGCAGGCCTTGA
- a CDS encoding YkvA family protein: MASSDHTVGFEPADRLAQDRDSVRRRFGIKFKQVVAQLPFAEDLLAAYYCAFDKETPRHVQAALLGAVAYFILPFDFVPDMLPVLGFTDDAAVLATAIRMVAGHITQEHRDAARAALKRGIDTADVKD, encoded by the coding sequence ATGGCATCGTCCGATCACACCGTGGGTTTCGAACCGGCCGACCGGCTGGCGCAGGACCGTGACAGCGTGCGCCGGCGCTTCGGGATCAAGTTCAAGCAGGTGGTGGCGCAGCTTCCCTTCGCCGAAGACCTGCTGGCGGCCTACTACTGCGCGTTCGACAAGGAGACGCCGCGTCACGTGCAGGCGGCGCTGCTCGGCGCCGTCGCCTATTTCATCCTGCCGTTCGATTTCGTGCCGGACATGCTGCCGGTGCTCGGCTTTACCGACGATGCGGCCGTCCTGGCCACCGCCATCCGCATGGTCGCGGGCCACATCACGCAGGAGCATCGCGACGCCGCCCGCGCTGCGCTGAAGCGCGGGATCGACACCGCCGACGTGAAGGATTGA